A genomic window from Blattabacterium cuenoti includes:
- a CDS encoding LptF/LptG family permease, protein MKILDRYIIIKIIVTFFFITIGLQILSVVIDLSQRIHRLENNQGSIKEALIRYYPYFAIWLANTFSPISVFLSIIFVTSQLNKNSEITALLVSGISFKRITYPYFISAFIIGIGALMINYYLLPIANKKKNKFHYQYLLNSKYKKIYENNQNISAQISKNEYLFIQNFSRKKNIGKECVYQKFHGKKLIYLIKAKNIFWNKKYHVYILHNYSEIHIKKNKDIFSKGFYLIKNFYITPKELLPEEYIAETMTINELKKFIKIEKKRGNKNINMFLNEYYQRTSFPFSTFIFTILGLSIISLNSNKIENHLIIGLFLSFLYIFCIELSKIYSTKNYIPSYLSIWLPNIIFGIITIFFWSKKNYH, encoded by the coding sequence ATGAAAATACTTGATCGTTATATTATTATTAAAATAATTGTAACTTTTTTTTTTATAACCATAGGATTACAAATACTATCTGTAGTTATAGACCTTTCTCAACGGATACATAGATTAGAAAATAATCAAGGATCTATCAAAGAAGCTTTAATAAGATATTATCCATATTTTGCAATATGGTTAGCTAATACTTTTTCTCCTATTTCTGTTTTTTTATCTATTATTTTTGTTACATCACAATTGAATAAGAATTCAGAAATAACAGCTCTTTTAGTAAGTGGAATTAGTTTTAAAAGAATTACCTACCCTTATTTTATTTCAGCTTTTATTATAGGAATAGGAGCTTTAATGATTAATTATTATTTATTACCTATAGCTAATAAAAAAAAAAATAAATTTCATTATCAATATTTATTAAATTCAAAATATAAAAAAATATATGAAAATAATCAAAATATCAGTGCTCAAATTTCAAAAAATGAATATTTATTTATTCAAAATTTTTCAAGAAAAAAAAATATAGGTAAAGAATGTGTCTATCAAAAATTTCATGGAAAAAAACTAATATATCTAATTAAAGCTAAAAATATTTTTTGGAATAAAAAATATCATGTATATATATTACATAATTATAGTGAAATACATATAAAAAAAAATAAAGATATTTTTTCCAAAGGATTTTATCTTATAAAAAATTTTTATATAACACCAAAAGAACTTTTACCAGAAGAATATATTGCGGAAACAATGACTATTAATGAATTAAAAAAATTTATTAAAATAGAAAAAAAAAGAGGAAATAAAAACATAAATATGTTTTTAAATGAATATTATCAAAGAACAAGTTTTCCTTTTTCTACTTTTATATTTACTATTTTAGGATTATCTATCATATCATTAAATAGTAATAAAATAGAAAATCATTTAATAATTGGTTTATTTTTATCTTTTTTATATATTTTTTGCATAGAATTATCAAAAATATATTCTACAAAAAATTATATTCCTTCTTATTTATCTATTTGGCTTCCAAATATTATTTTTGGAATCATTACTATTTTTTTTTGGAGTAAAAAAAATTATCATTAA